aaaaaataaaaaaaaaaagaaacactAAGttataattaatattaatatatttcactcaaaaatttaaagaGTAACAATCAGATttataaaaacaaaaaacaatcaacaattaaaacaGTCTAAAATATGTCTCCCGTGTTCGCCAAATCTTGTGCCTTTCTTCTAGGCCAATACTTTCCATTATACTCCCAAAACATATCACCAGTCACTGGATGCTTTCTCTTAACAAACCAATTCGGTACATAGGTCTCTTTGTTATCTTCCCTCTGTTTTCTGGCTTGTCTTTGCTTAACCTCAACACGATGTTTTTCATCAGCTGCACGATCATATAAACCTTCTTCCATGTCTCTTTGATCTGGCCTCAATCTTGTATCAGTTGGAGGTAACCATGGTTTCAACTTATCATCAAGCCCATTCAAGGTAACAGCAAATGCAGTCAAATTGAATGGAACTTTAGGTCTTGGAGCCACTTGCCACACCAAAAATTTGCTTCCCGAGTATGGATCATTGCTGACGGTGGTTGAAGTACCAGCACGAGCATTTGGGTCATCCAATAACGACATTTTACGGTTACCACTTTGTCCTTCGTTGATATTACCATTTACAATTTTCTTTGCGAAAATCTTTGAATTCCAATGACCTCCCATGGCCCATTGGGCAACACCATCTCTATCTAAAGCGTGTCCTGACAACTGATAAGCAGACGAAGCTCTCCAACCACGTTGCTTCAAATCAACGGTAATGATGTCACCAGTAGTATGGTTTTCAACAACCATTTTACCATAGTTATCAACAGTAGGGTTACCAAGCATAATACCCACCACAGCAGTGTTAACTTTTTTCCAACTGtacaattcttcttcaactaATTCCCCATTCTTATTTCTTACTCCCTTATCCGGTCTAATAACACAAAACATCTTACCCAAGTGcttaaaatcaaatgatcTCCCATAAAATTTTGAGTCTACTGCATTTTCTCCGTAGTAGTCCCATTTGGGAGACTCTGCTCGACAAGCACTAATCGGAGGATGATGACTAACCTGTTCCACAAATAATCTAAAGTTTTGGTCAGGTCTGGAATACTCAAAAGTTTCCCCTAACAAGGGATTAAATGGTTTAGCAATTCTGTCTATGGTTGAAGAATACTCAGTTGCAGCAAAAGTGGCAACATATATCAATCTCAATGTTGAGTCATCATACCCTGCAGCTGTGTTTAACAACGAATTGTACTCAATATCTTCTGCCAACCTTTGTAACAAAGAAGTGGGTTCGTTGAATGATACTGGAAGGGTCATTCTCGTCATATCCTTACCCACCATCGATTTCAAGATCCCCCACAACCCGACTTTTGGTCTATTATCTTCATCCattgataatttctttcttggCGGGTTTTCATAACCAAGGAATGAACCTTCTTCTTGAAGTAAATGGTTTACTCTCCTTTGCACTTCAGTAAGACCTTCATCACCTGGTACTTGTGGTTCAACTGGAGCCGCTGGTTTCAGCTCTTCAACTGTCAATGGAGACACTCCCTCTTCAACATTGTTTGTTTCCTCGATTTTGGTTACATCTGAAGGAGCAACCAGCTTCTCATCCAATTCCAAAACTTCTACTTCTTTATTCTCAATTACTGTTGGAGGAGCAATAGATGATTTCTCATCCAAGTTCAAAGAGCTTGTAGCTTCCTCatttacaacaattgatgGAGTTTCCTCTTGCTCCTCAGTCAGCGCCAAAGGTACTTCCTCCTCCTTTACTTCTTCATTGACTGGCAACTCATCTGAAGTGGCCTCTACTTTTGCTTGGGCAGCTCCCAAAGCAGCAGCAACTCCTCCTAACTCAACATTTTCCAAGccatcttcttcaaattcatcagcATCAAAAAATTCGTCATCTTCGTCTGAGTCTTCGcccaaatatttttcaattactTCATCGGGAAGTGCACCTGGCATTTGTGGTGCTTCTTCCACCACTTGTCTTTCTTTTATATTCAGTAACTTGTCCAACTTTTCATCTACTTCTTCAATTTGCGTTTCATCCGGTTCTTCTCTCAAAACTTCCGTCAATGCTTGCTTGTTCTCAGGTTGCTTTTCTTCGTTACTCAAGTTCTTGTTAGAAGGAGCTGGGGACACAGTACCTGCAGATTTTGCCATAGCAGCACCTGAAGCAGTAAAGtatttctttaattgtttCCTTTGACCTTGTAAATGTGCCAATTTCGAATCCTTTTCggcaatttcattttctaattGACGTATTGATCTTTCCCATAAAGCATTTACTTCTAATTGTCGGTCcaagttttttttcaattttccaTACCTAGCATCTACACTGATATCATATTTGGCCATCAAGTCATGAATACCTTTAATGGTATTTCCACCAATAACACATATTTCATTAACTTTGGCGTCGTCGTTGGATAATAACTTATCGTCTTGCAAACTTTTCATCAACTCCAATAATGATGTCAATTCAACTTGTAAAGATCTTCTAGTAGTAGCAATTgaatcattcaattgatcGATATCAACACTAGCTTCTGTCTCACTATCATAGTCGCCAgcatcataatcatcaatatcataatcaaaattttcgTTATCAGTTTCTTGATAGCTATATTGATCCTCGTGACTGGTTTTACGTGTTGACAGTAACTCAAATGGAGCACCTTGAGTGGTTGAAATACCAGTCAACCTTGATCCTTCTTTGAtatctttcaaattgttcTTGAAGGTAGATGAGCGAGATAATTCACCAGTTGATTCATCGCCAGACTCAAATGAAGACAGACTAGAAATACGTTTGTGTTTCTTTCTACCAGGAATTCTAAGACGGTGTCGTTTTTTCTCTGGTTCATTGCTGTGTTCATGTTGAGTATCTGtttcatttgttgttgCCAGTTCGATTGTTGCTGGTGACGGGGTACTTCTACGTTCGCCGTTAAGGTTTCTCTTTTTAATGTTATCTTTGGCTATGGTGATAGCATTTTGTAATGTCCATACCCATCTATTGGTCTCAATTGGATGATTTGCTTTGAGATGCCATCTCAATCCATTTTTACCAtagatttcaaatttcaatttttcagaAGAGTCCAAATGCAAAGTGGCATATCCAAGGTTAAGTGATCCACGACATGAATTGTTGGTGTCATCTTGATTGGTGTAATACGACAAGATTCCATTATGGTCTAAAACAAAGTATCTCAACTTGTATCCTGAAGCAAAATTGGTCCATTTGCGCAAGTAACCTTTATATACGGGCGCACCACCAGTTTTTATAGCATTGTTAGTTGTAGCAACAGGGTCCATAATGGTTTGGTCTTTCGAAGCTGCCTTGAGTAACTTTTTGAGTGCTTCATTCTTGGAGTTTACCAAATCAATAGGTAATTTCCCATGCTTATCTCTTTTGAAAGGGTCGCCTCCATGTTTCAAGATCCAGTCACACATTGCCAAATCatcttttttgataaattcgTGTAAAACGGTATTACCAGTTTGTGGCTCAGTCCCATTGATATCCAACAATTCCGAAGCTCTAGGATTAGctattaaaatattttctaaattatcaaaGTCTCTATTACTGAAGTAAATTCGTAAGTTGGTGGCTGCCTTCTCAACAAACTTTGCCCTTTCAAACTGCATTAATTGGGCAATATTTGTATCTTTACAAACCTCTACTGGTTGCTTTCTATCCAAATTGACGATTGTATCATTGATCGTAGGCAACAGTAACAAATACTTCACCACATCTAACCGGGAAGACGATGCTGCTAAATGTAATGGAGTGTTACCCTGTGTATCTTGAGCGTTGATGTCCAATGAATACTTTTCACAATTGTTCACAAGGTGTTGAATAGTGGCCAAGGATGCCACTTGCACAGCATAATGCAATATTGTTTCTTTCAACTGAACAATTTCCTGTGTTTGTAATGTTGGTTTGCAGGAAgtcaattcatcaactaTAGTGTCGATTTTATTGATATCACCATTCCTTAAGGCATCAAGTAATTTCAATCTAAGTAAGGATGCACTTAGTTGGGGTGAATCATTCATGATTTTAGCTGTTTATTCTAAAGTTGTTAGTGTTTTATCAGTAATTTATTATGGTTTTTGAAtctaaaaaaacaacaacaaaatattgaagaataaaATGTGGGATTATTTTGAAGTGTTCTTGATGTAGTTAAAAAGATGTTGTCCTAcaacttttctttttctctttatatatatggatattttttgtttggtgTGGGTGAGAGACAGAGAAAGATAGAGGGAATGAATAGCAATTCTAAAAAAGCAAATAAAATTaccaattgataattataaGCAAGACGGCAAACAgaccaaaacaaaaaagtaacaaacagaaaaaaaaaagaaaaatcattgaaatcATGATCGAGGAACATGtggaacaacaacaacaactttaaattgcaaacaccaagaaataattCCATTTTGGACTATTTAAACTTTTGACAAACTTCTGTGAGTCAGTCAAAAATATAACCATCAGTGGTACTAGTAGAGCTCCACTATTCATTCCATTACAACAATTCAATCTTTTGTTGCTGTAGTTAGTTGGAGtattatcaattcaatttagtCTAAAAAGTTATGGTCGTTAAGCTAAACGATATATCAATGTTCTTATTGTTGGACtgtttatttttctctctttttttttattttctttgtgGACGCTATTCTATGATAAAGGGAAGGCTGTGTCTGGAGGGTTACTTGAACACCTGTTGTCATCGGAACAATAACTGTGGCCAATCGTAAAGCTGCGATTGGAATGTGATATCGTTAATATTGCGTGTCCATTGTATCTCGTATACATTGTTACAATTGAAGAGCGCACATCAGGAACTTTTACTTTGAGCATTTGACAACATTCGTACTGTTGTCCTACATGTCGTATCTGAATGTTGCAAAATGAACGTTACACACATTAAAAGAATAGGATGATCTCGAATAATTAGATATTGAGATAAAATCTTTCAACTAAACAAGGAAGCAAGTATACAATTCCAAAAACACACTGTAATGTATATTAATATAGAATATGAATAGATAATTGTAATTAGACACCTCTCATTTCCAGAAATGACTATCATTATGTGATATGTAATCATCATGGTTTGTGGTCTTGCGTTCGTTTATAGCATTGTACGACTTGTCAAATAACATAGAACTGTCATTTAATTGTTCATTGTTCATTTCCAAAAATGGAACTAAACCTAAAGATCCATCAGTGACAAACTCGTTCACTAACATTTGACGGTTAACATTGACTTTAAATGgatcaaaatttaataattcctCTAATGATTCTATGTCATCGGCGTAATTATTCGAATTGTCCAACTCAATATCCCCATTATTAGAGATTTCCCTAGTAGATATATTccttgtttgtttttgttgctgCGATAAAACTGGATCTTGTTGCTCTATTTTAAGtatttgattattgttTACCATATCTGTATTGCTAGTTGGCGTTTTCAATTTCGAAGCTGCGAAATTGTTAGTTAAATTAACAGTTGGTGATCTTTCAACCGCAGTTTTGGTGATAGGTTGTAGTGCACTTGATCCCTTTCTTTTCATATTAACCCCCGAGGTCATGcttttgtttatattcaAACCAAGGATACCTAATATTGTAATCtcaaacaatttgaatgattttCTATTCAAAGCCCCAGGGATGTCAAAGTTGGCATCACGAGAAAGGTTACCCATTGTATCTAGTAATAATTGCTTCAGATTGCTGAATAAAGGACCTCCTTTTATATAATCTAAGGCTCCTTTTGCTACCATTAACGCCAATAATGACTGCTCACGCACAATATGAATTGGTATAGGTAAAATGTTTGACGACGAGGTTGATgtcaaatatttcaaaaccTCTAATATCTGAATCGATGATTGTTGAATCAAACTAATGCTTGACACTATAGTAGCCACATCACCTTCTCCTTTCAGGAGCTGCTCTTTCTGTGATA
This genomic stretch from Candida albicans SC5314 chromosome 1, complete sequence harbors:
- a CDS encoding oxysterol-binding protein related protein (Putative oxysterol-binding protein; caspofungin induced; possibly an essential gene, disruptants not obtained by UAU1 method); translated protein: MNDSPQLSASLLRLKLLDALRNGDINKIDTIVDELTSCKPTLQTQEIVQLKETILHYAVQVASLATIQHLVNNCEKYSLDINAQDTQGNTPLHLAASSSRLDVVKYLLSLPTINDTIVNLDRKQPVEVCKDTNIAQLMQFERAKFVEKAATNLRIYFSNRDFDNLENILIANPRASELLDINGTEPQTGNTVLHEFIKKDDLAMCDWILKHGGDPFKRDKHGKLPIDLVNSKNEALKKLLKAASKDQTIMDPVATTNNAIKTGGAPVYKGYLRKWTNFASGYKLRYFVLDHNGILSYYTNQDDTNNSCRGSLNLGYATLHLDSSEKLKFEIYGKNGLRWHLKANHPIETNRWVWTLQNAITIAKDNIKKRNLNGERRSTPSPATIESATTNETDTQHEHSNEPEKKRHRLRIPGRKKHKRISSSSSFESGDESTGELSRSSTFKNNLKDIKEGSRLTGISTTQGAPFELSSTRKTSHEDQYSYQETDNENFDYDIDDYDAGDYDSETEASVDIDQLNDSIATTRRSLQVELTSLLELMKSLQDDKLLSNDDAKVNEICVIGGNTIKGIHDLMAKYDISVDARYGKLKKNLDRQLEVNALWERSIRQLENEIAEKDSKLAHLQGQRKQLKKYFTASGAAMAKSAGTVSPAPSNKNLSNEEKQPENKQALTEVLREEPDETQIEEVDEKLDKLSNIKERQVVEEAPQMPGALPDEVIEKYLGEDSDEDDEFFDADEFEEDGLENVELGGVAAALGAAQAKVEATSDELPVNEEVKEEEVPLASTEEQEETPSIVVNEEATSSLNLDEKSSIAPPTVIENKEVEVLELDEKSVAPSDVTKIEETNNVEEGVSPLTVEESKPAAPVEPQVPGDEGLTEVQRRVNHLLQEEGSFLGYENPPRKKLSMDEDNRPKVGLWGILKSMVGKDMTRMTLPVSFNEPTSLLQRLAEDIEYNSLLNTAAGYDDSTLRLIYVATFAATEYSSTIDRIAKPFNPLLGETFEYSRPDQNFRLFVEQVSHHPPISACRAESPKWDYYGENAVDSKFYGRSFDFKHLGKMFCVIRPDKGVRNKNGELVEEELYSWKKVNTAVVGIMLGNPTVDNYGKMVVENHTTGDIITVDLKQRGWRASSAYQLSGHALDRDGVAQWAMGGHWNSKIFAKKIVNGNINEGQSGNRKMSLLDDPNARAGTSTTVSNDPYSGSKFLVWQVAPRPKVPFNLTAFAVTLNGLDDKLKPWLPPTDTRLRPDQRDMEEGLYDRAADEKHRVEVKQRQARKQREDNKETYVPNWFVKRKHPVTGDMFWEYNGKYWPRRKAQDLANTGDIF